One Aegilops tauschii subsp. strangulata cultivar AL8/78 chromosome 7, Aet v6.0, whole genome shotgun sequence genomic window carries:
- the LOC141027184 gene encoding uncharacterized protein, giving the protein MAEEPSAKCHHGKMSDKSNNLVDVHVPGEKREYTRTLTGVELHGKEKLEIVCTSEPDKADEVMSRLRMKGGGLYPSFIGVDVECTSEDEPPQMAAVPQLCIEELCLVYHIAAATKWPKRLKDFLQEEKLYTFVSFSIGGDKRMLNKSGLEINPNNFIDMQRKWKDPTTNKYYDSLANVEASVIHPFYKGMNKNINTQEDHKLWGTSPLPDKLIKYAGIDAYATYKSWKTIDNIVTGWDISKEQEADPYYHCNFAG; this is encoded by the exons ATGGCGGAGGAACCGTCCGCCAAGTGTCATCATGGCAAGATGTCGGACAAGAGCAACAACCTCGTCGATGTTCACGTCCCCGGCGAGAAGCGCGAGTACACGAGAACCCTCACAGGGGTTGAGCTCCACGGCAAGGAGAAGTTGGAGATCGTCTGCACCAGCGAACCAGACAAGGCCGACGAGGTGATGAGCAGGCTCAGGATGAAGGGCGGCGGCTTGTATCCGAGCTTCATCGGAGTTGATGTGGAGTGCACTAGCGAAGATGAACCTCCACAGATGGCAGCAGTCCCGCAGTTGTGCATCGAGGAACtctgcttggtctaccacatcgCAGCAGCCACAAAATG GCCCAAGCGCCTCAAAGACTTCCTGCAGGAGGAGAAATTGTACACATTTGTCAGTTTCAGCATTGGAGGTGACAAGCGGATGCTGAACAAGTCTGGTTTGGAGATCAACCCCAACAACTTCATCGACATGCAGCGCAAGTGGAAAGATCCAACCACCAACAAATACTACGACTCCTTGGCTAATGTTGAAGCCAGCGTCATCCACCCATTCTACAAAGGCATGAATAAGAACATCAACACGCAGGAAGACCACAAACTCTGGGGGACCAGCCCGCTGCCAGACAAGCTCATCAAGTATGCAGGAATAGATGCGTACGCCACGTACAAGTCGTGGAAGACAATCGACAACATCGTGACAGGTTGGGATATTTCAAAAGAGCAGGAGGCTGACCCCTACTACCACTGCAACTTCGCGGGATGA